The following proteins come from a genomic window of Ailuropoda melanoleuca isolate Jingjing chromosome 2, ASM200744v2, whole genome shotgun sequence:
- the TCHH gene encoding trichohyalin, which translates to MSPLLRSIFNITEMFNQYASHDCDGAALSKKDLKNLLEREFGDVLQRPHDPETVDLILQLLDRDCNGLVDFNEFLLFVFKVAQACYYALSQASGLDEKRATCEGKENPLQDPRQADQRRFEPQDRQLEERRQKRQELERELAEEEKPRLQKREREESLKEEEHLQRRKGREPEKFPDQEQRRERRELRDLQGKEQLQRLERQEQRKRALREEQLQRQRGEEPRLQQELRREQEERREQELRREEERLGQQLRREQEERRQQLRREEPEERREQDLRREQERREQELRREESRLQQQLRREPEERLEQQLRREQEERREQLRSEEPLLEQELRREQEERREQEERLEQQLTHEQEERREQLRREEQRLEQELTREQQLRREEPRQEQELRREQEERREQLRREEQRLQQELRREEPRQEQELRREQEERLEQQLRREQEERLEQQLRREQEERREQLRREAPRLEQKKRKEQLRREEPRLEQLLRREQQLAEEEVEQEEARERDKSRAPRWQWQLESEAEARQSKVYSRPRKQEQRHWQEQENRRRQERALQLREEEDDQWQRGFRPLREEREPRLQREEQVRLQWEEEEQRRDFKWQAEKDSERRRQRLSARPALQELRERRLRAEELQELEPFREEEQQRRQRLEREPEQRVREEKQLEESFQEDRERKLRQEEQRRDQKWRWQPDEESQRRRHIVYAKPAEREQLREEEQLQREEREKRRRQERDRKFREEEQLLQEREEQKFREEEQLLQEREEQLRRQECDSKFREEEQLLQEREEEQLRRREREQQLRQERDRKFREEEQLLQEREEQLRRQECDSKFREEEQLLQEREEEQLRRREREQQLRQERDRKFREEEQLLQEREEQLRRQEEREQQLRQERDRKFREEEQLLQEREEQLRRQQEEQRRGRQVWEEGDKGSQQALESGKGQFASVPVRSSPLYEYIQEQRSQYRP; encoded by the exons atgtctccacTTCTGAGAAGCATCTTCAATATCACTGAAATGTTCAATCAATATGCCTCACATGATTGTGATGGGGCAGCACTAAGCAAGAAAGACCTGAAGAACCTCCTTGAAAGGGAATTTGGAGATGTCCTTCAG agaccACATGACCCTGAGACAGTAGATCTGATCCTGCAACTTCTGGATCGCGACTGTAACGGGCTCGTCGATTTCAATGAATTCCTCCTGTTCGTTTTCAAGGTGGCTCAAGCTTGTTATTACGCTCTCAGCCAGGCTTCCGGGCTAGATGAGAAGCGGGCCACGTGTGAGGGAAAGGAGAACCCATTACAAGATCCCAGGCAAGCCGACCAAAGGAGATTTGAGCCCCAGGACAGGCAATTGGAAGAACGCAGGCAGAAGAGGCAAGAACTAGAGAGGGAGCTCGCTGAGGAAGAGAAGCCTCGGCTGCAGAAGCGAGAACGGGAAGAGAGCCTTAAGGAGGAAGAGCATCTGCAGAGGCGCAAGGGTCGGGAACCAGAGAAATTTCCTGACCAAGAGCAAAGGCGAGAGAGGCGGGAGCTGCGCGACCTCCAGGGGAAAGAGCAGCTGCAAAGGCTAGAACGCCAAGAGCAACGTAAGCGAGCGCTCCGGGAAGAGCAGTTGCAACGGCAGAGGGGCGAGGAGCCGCGCTTGCAGCAGGAGCTGAGGCGTGAGCAAGAGGAGAGACGCGAACAAGAACTGAGGCGCGAGGAGGAGCGCTTGGGGCAGCAGCTGAGgcgggagcaggaggagagacgCCAGCAGCTGAGGCGCGAGGAGCCGGAAGAAAGACGCGAGCAAGACCTAAGACGCGAGCAGGAGAGACGCGAGCAAGAACTGAGGCGCGAGGAGTCCCGCTTGCAGCAGCAGCTGAGGCGCGAGCCGGAAGAGAGACTCGAGCAGCAGCTGAGGCGCGAGCAGGAGGAAAGACGCGAGCAGCTGAGGAGCGAGGAGCCCCTCTTGGAGCAGGAGCTGAGGCGGGAACAGGAGGAAAGACGGGAGCAGGAAGAGAGACTCGAGCAGCAGCTGACGCACGAGCAGGAGGAAAGACGTGAGCAGCTGAGGCGCGAGGAGCAGCGCTTGGAGCAGGAGCTGACGCGCGAGCAGCAGCTGAGGAGAGAGGAGCCGCGCCAGGAGCAAGAGCTGAGGCGCGAGCAGGAGGAAAGACGCGAGCAGCTGAGGCGCGAGGAGCAGCGCTTGCAGCAGGAGCTGAGGAGAGAGGAGCCGCGCCAGGAGCAAGAGCTGAGGCGCGAGCAGGAAGAGAGACTCGAGCAGCAGCTGAGGCGCGAGCAGGAAGAGAGACTCGAGCAGCAGCTGAGGCGCGAGCAGGAGGAAAGACGCGAGCAGCTGAGACGCGAGGCGCCCCGCTTGGAACAGAAGAAGCGGAAAGAGCAGCTGAGACGCGAGGAGCCGCGTTTGGAGCAGCTGCTCAGGCGCGAGCAGCAGCTGGCTGAGGAGGAGGTGGAACAGGAAGAGGCCCGGGAGCGGGACAAGAGCCGCGCCCCAAGGTGGCAGTGGCAGCTCGAAAGTGAGGCAGAAGCTCGTCAAAGCAAAGTCTACTCCAGGCCCCgcaagcaggagcagaggcacTGGCAGGAGCAGGAGAACCGGCGGCGCCAGGAGCGCGCGCTGCAACTCCGGGAGGAGGAGGACGACCAGTGGCAGCGCGGGTTCCGGCCCCTCCGGGAAGAGCGCGAACCGCGACTGCAACGGGAGGAGCAGGTACGCCtgcagtgggaggaggaagagcagcgCCGCGACTTCAAATGGCAGGCGGAGAAAGACAGCGAGAGGCGCCGCCAGAGGCTGTCGGCCAGGCCCGCTTTGCAGGAGCTGCGGGAGAGGCGGCTAAGAGCGGAGGAGCTGCAGGAACTGGAACCGTTCCGTGAGGAGGAGCAGCAGCGCCGCCAGCGACTGGAGAGGGAGCCGGAGCAGCGGGTCCGTGAAGAGAAGCAGTTGGAGGAGAGCTTCCAAGAGGATCGGGAGAGGAAGCTACGCCAGGAAGAGCAGCGCCGCGATCAGAAATGGAGGTGGCAACCAGATGAGGAAAGCCAGAGACGCCGCCACATAGTGTACGCCAAGCCAGCTGAACGAGAGCAGCTGAGGGAAGAAGAGCAGCTGCAGAGAGAGGAACGCGAGAAGAGGAGGCGCCAGGAGCGCGACAGGAAGTTCCGCGAGGAGGAGCAGCTCCtgcaggaaagggaagaaca GAAGTTCCGCGAGGAGGAGCAGCTCCtgcaggaaagggaagaacagCTGCGCCGCCAGGAGTGCGACAGTAAGTTCCGCGAGGAGGAGCAGCTCctgcaggaaagggaagaagagcagCTGCGCCGCAGGGAACGTGAGCAACAGCTTCGCCAGGAGCGCGACAGGAAGTTCCGCGAGGAGGAGCAGCTCCtgcaggaaagggaagaacagCTGCGCCGCCAGGAGTGCGACAGTAAGTTCCGCGAGGAGGAGCAGCTCctgcaggaaagggaagaagagcagCTGCGCCGCAGGGAACGTGAGCAACAGCTTCGCCAGGAGCGCGACAGGAAGTTCCGCGAGGAGGAGCAGCTCCtgcaggaaagggaagaacagCTGCGCCGCCAGGA GGAACGTGAGCAACAGCTTCGCCAGGAGCGCGACAGGAAGTTCCGCGAGGAGGAGCAACTCCtgcaggaaagggaagaacagCTGCGCCgccagcaggaggagcagaggcgCGGTCGCCAAGtctgggaggaaggagacaaGGGCAGTCAGCAGGCTCTGGAGTCCGGTAAGGGTCAGTTTGCCAGTGTTCCGGTGCGCTCCAGCCCTCTCTATGAGTACATCCAAGAGCAGAGATCTCAGTACCGCCCTTAA